A window of the Oryza brachyantha chromosome 5, ObraRS2, whole genome shotgun sequence genome harbors these coding sequences:
- the LOC102711348 gene encoding auxin-responsive protein IAA18-like isoform X1 produces the protein MEEEFKDKGLPPTLLNLIPDGREWKVKEAGGERSRNTSVDAHEDEELELKLGLPGLHEGEQAAGSREKIQQQQQDGSSAPSPSCFPAHSKAIASITTTGAKRGSLASVGATPEGYNQIHRDREECGNELTLGGENMAGERKKGCSPSPPSHGSAAVHSSNPQGRGAIPPVVGWPPIRSFRRNLTTNGSSSKQSPEQQNDEADDKAKLICKKRPLVKINMDGIPIGRKVDLALYDSYQKLSSAVEELFRGFLEAQKDLSCAESGEQGTEEKIFSGLLDGTGEYTLVYEDNDGDRMLAGDIPWNVFVSTAKRLRVMRRSELPHDMQKLPNVEAI, from the exons ATGGAAGAAGAATTCAAGGACAAAGGCCTCCCTCCCACACTGCTAAACCTCATCCCTGACGGGAGAGAATGGAAGGTGAAAGAAGCAGGAGGAGAAAGATCAAGAAACACAAGCGTAGATGCCCATGAGGACGAGGAACTAGAGCTTAAGCTCGGCCTTCCTGGTCTCCATGAGGGAGAACAAGCAGCTGGTTCCAGAGAGAAgatacagcagcagcagcaagatggTTCCTCAGCACCATCCCCCAGTTGCTTCCCTGCACATTCAAAGGCTATCGCCAGCATCACCACAACTGGAGCAAAGAGAGGATCTTTGGCATCTGTTGGGGCCACACCAGAGG GTTACAATCAGATCCACCGGGACAGAGAAGAATGTGGGAATGAGCTAACATTAGGAGGTGAAAATATGGCAGGTGAGAGGAAGAAAGGATGCAGTCCCTCACCACCATCACATGGCTCGGCTGCTGTGCACAGCAGCAACCCACAGGGGAG AGGTGCTATTCCTCCAGTAGTCGGCTGGCCTCCCATCCGATCCTTCAGGAGAAACCTCACAACAAATGGCAGTTCATCTAAACAGTCCCCTGAACAACAAAATGACGAAGCTGATGACAAGGCAAAGCTAATCTGCAAGAAGAGACCTCTTGTCAAAATCAACATGGACGGGATCCCCATTGGAAGGAAAGTAGACCTTGCATTATATGATAGCTACCAGAAGCTGTCATCAGCTGTTGAAGAGTTGTTCCGTGGTTTTCttgaag CTCAAAAGGATTTATCTTGTGCCGAAAGTGGGGAACAAGGAAcagaagagaaaatattttcagggTTGTTGGATGGAACTGGCGAATATACTTTAGTGTATGAAGACAATGATGGAGACAGAATGTTAGCTGGGGACATACCATGGAA TGTATTTGTTTCAACTGCTAAGAGGTTGAGGGTCATGAGGAGGTCAGAGCTTCCCCATGACATG CAAAAGTTGCCAAATGTGGAAGCTATCTGA
- the LOC102711348 gene encoding auxin-responsive protein IAA18-like isoform X2 — protein sequence MEEEFKDKGLPPTLLNLIPDGREWKVKEAGGERSRNTSVDAHEDEELELKLGLPGLHEGEQAAGSREKIQQQQQDGSSAPSPSCFPAHSKAIASITTTGAKRGSLASVGATPEGYNQIHRDREECGNELTLGGENMAGERKKGCSPSPPSHGSAAVHSSNPQGRGAIPPVVGWPPIRSFRRNLTTNGSSSKQSPEQQNDEADDKAKLICKKRPLVKINMDGIPIGRKVDLALYDSYQKLSSAVEELFRGFLEAQKDLSCAESGEQGTEEKIFSGLLDGTGEYTLVYEDNDGDRMLAGDIPWNVFVSTAKRLRVMRRSELPHDMVRTKNSATL from the exons ATGGAAGAAGAATTCAAGGACAAAGGCCTCCCTCCCACACTGCTAAACCTCATCCCTGACGGGAGAGAATGGAAGGTGAAAGAAGCAGGAGGAGAAAGATCAAGAAACACAAGCGTAGATGCCCATGAGGACGAGGAACTAGAGCTTAAGCTCGGCCTTCCTGGTCTCCATGAGGGAGAACAAGCAGCTGGTTCCAGAGAGAAgatacagcagcagcagcaagatggTTCCTCAGCACCATCCCCCAGTTGCTTCCCTGCACATTCAAAGGCTATCGCCAGCATCACCACAACTGGAGCAAAGAGAGGATCTTTGGCATCTGTTGGGGCCACACCAGAGG GTTACAATCAGATCCACCGGGACAGAGAAGAATGTGGGAATGAGCTAACATTAGGAGGTGAAAATATGGCAGGTGAGAGGAAGAAAGGATGCAGTCCCTCACCACCATCACATGGCTCGGCTGCTGTGCACAGCAGCAACCCACAGGGGAG AGGTGCTATTCCTCCAGTAGTCGGCTGGCCTCCCATCCGATCCTTCAGGAGAAACCTCACAACAAATGGCAGTTCATCTAAACAGTCCCCTGAACAACAAAATGACGAAGCTGATGACAAGGCAAAGCTAATCTGCAAGAAGAGACCTCTTGTCAAAATCAACATGGACGGGATCCCCATTGGAAGGAAAGTAGACCTTGCATTATATGATAGCTACCAGAAGCTGTCATCAGCTGTTGAAGAGTTGTTCCGTGGTTTTCttgaag CTCAAAAGGATTTATCTTGTGCCGAAAGTGGGGAACAAGGAAcagaagagaaaatattttcagggTTGTTGGATGGAACTGGCGAATATACTTTAGTGTATGAAGACAATGATGGAGACAGAATGTTAGCTGGGGACATACCATGGAA TGTATTTGTTTCAACTGCTAAGAGGTTGAGGGTCATGAGGAGGTCAGAGCTTCCCCATGACATGGTAAGAACTAAGAACAGTGCAACTTTATAA
- the LOC102704983 gene encoding uncharacterized protein LOC102704983, producing the protein MSSSKLGWGDRPGMYEEGDDDELFGASSSVSGGESDEEGEGEDQFSEGGAEASAGAADQMEHRRFAPPPLRRLNSDSIYDLSSMTAQLPAKKGLSRYYEGKSQSFACMSEVRCLEDLRKKEKPYKQRIKSCSSYAALGGIAKTQSSSSCANLSMMGANGGFRAPPIPVNKNSYHQ; encoded by the exons atgagcagcagcaagctAGGCTGGGGAGATCGGCCGGGGATGTACGAGGaaggggacgacgacgagctgttcggggcgtcgtcgtcggtgtcCGGCGGCGAGTCGgacgaggagggggagggggaggaccAGTTCTCggagggcggcgcggaggcgtcggcgggggcggcggaccAGATGGAGCACCGAcggttcgcgccgccgccgctgcggagGTTGAACTCGGACAGCATCTACGACCTGTCGTCCATGACGGCGCAGCTACCGGCCAA GAAAGGGCTGTCGAGGTACTACGAGGGGAAGTCCCAGTCGTTCGCGTGCATGTCGGAGGTGAGGTGCCTGGAGGATCTGCGCAAGAAGGAGAAGCCGTACAAGCAGAGGATCAAGTCGTGCAGCAGCTACGCGGCGCTGGGAGGGATCGCCAAGACGCAGTCGTCGAGTTCTTGCGCGAACCTGAGCATGATGGGCGCGAACGGCGGATTCAGGGCTCCCCCGATTCCTGTAAACAAGAACAGCTACCACCAGTAG